From a single Tachypleus tridentatus isolate NWPU-2018 chromosome 6, ASM421037v1, whole genome shotgun sequence genomic region:
- the LOC143253779 gene encoding uncharacterized protein LOC143253779 isoform X3 — MGHLYSTRRHTAVPLAASRAGTREVHNKLEKNRRAHLKECFENLKAQLPNIDERKISNLSILRGALRYIQTLKKVERECEHEMEQLAREKITFQQRLAALKKDLSAHLDHVDLNKLLPDPDNETTTTASEAGESDVEEDTEMSSFYNFLQSSETSSTSSTPSNTPPQSTGITSPVCVEKKRAFPFNPPEDSGVKTTVTFLQTATSLVSPVSMTPGFTPSVFTGMPKKRDTKSVSVTMVTGKNTTVASAKQNCLGSQGQGTSDSVHKLNSANTKSAQILNQSVVSKLLNSSDPKITQVPPLTSTNVLTNGPLKSFTKTVPSIIEGPVATGFSVPKLVTLPNSSMKPVLNHSLVCVTPGPLAQPQSVISLTPVSSTSKSVIINNQAAPISSDVATPSLVNHVATKPAAIPAPDTTGTDSVITQRGIVLTSGATVIPQPNLQFMKPVPQILHHAVAPRTHIVPLGGSQVNSMRHHLVTASIKPVPQTGQPKTRFSHLPSVGHVTHVVPSPSVTAPVSCLVSGATAVSAITPLVSPLSVVSPGGPINQTQLITQPHHLGKVLATTPILKTSDQIPIIQSQFLQPTVGLVKPVVMVSVPSVRNGSQVTATVQQQGASTVSVPQ; from the exons ATGGGCCATCTGTATTCtacccgcagacataccgctgtgccactcgcAGCTTCAAG GGCTGGAACGCGTGAAGTTCACAACAAGTTGGAGAAAAATAG GAGAGCCCATCTTAAAGAATGTTTTGAAAATCTAAAGGCACAACTTCCGAATATCGACGAGAGGAAAATTTCCAACCTGAGTATTCTCCGAGGAGCACTCAGATACATCCAG ACACTCAAAAAAGTAGAACGAGAATGTGAACATGAAATGGAACAATTAGCACgagaaaaaattacatttcaacaaAGACTGGCAGCACTAAAGAAAGATCTATCTGCTCATCTGGATCATGTGGACTTAAATAAGTTGCTACCAGATCCTGACAACGAAACAACAACTACAGCATCAG AAGCCGGAGAAAGTGATGTTGAAGAAGATACAGAAATGAgctcattttataattttcttcagtCATCGGAAACCTCTAGCACTTCATCCACCCCAAGTAACACACCACCCCAGAGTACAGGGATAACTAGTCCCGTGTGTGTAGAAAAGAAACGGG CATTTCCATTTAACCCACCAGAGGACTCTGGAGTTAAGACAACCGTAACATTTCTCCAGACAGCAACCTCTCTGGTGTCGCCAGTTTCCATGACTCCAGGATTTACACCAAGTGTATTTACTGGGATGCCAAAAAAAAGAGATACAAAGTCAGTTTCAGTTACTATGGTAACAGGAAAAAATACCACTGTAGCCTCAGCCAAGCAGAATTGTTTGGGATCTCAGGGACAA gGAACTTCAGATTCTGTGCATAAACTGAATTCTGCTAACACCAAATCAGCACAGATTCTGAATCAGTCTGTGGTTTCAAAACTATTGAATTCTTCAGATCCAAAAATAACCCAAGTGCCACCACTCACCTCAACCAACGTTCTTACAAATGGACCCTTAAAAAGTTTTACCAAGACAGTTCCTTCCATTATTGAAGGACCTGTTGCCACTGGGTTTTCAGTTCCAAAACTGGTAACTTTGCCAAATTCTAGCATGAAGCCTGTTCTTAACCATTCCTTAGTTTGTGTCACCCCTGGGCCACTGGCACAACCCCAATCAGTCATCAGCCTCACTCCAGTGTCATCTACATCAAAATCAGTCATTATCAACAACCAGGCAGCTCCAATATCCAGTGACGTAGCAACACCATCACTGGTGAATCATGTCGCCACTAAACCTGCGGCTATTCCTGCACCAGATACAACTGGAACAGATTCAGTAATCACCCAAAGAGGGATAGTTTTAACATCAGGGGCAACAGTTATACCACAGCCAAACCTACAATTCATGAAGCCTGTGCCCCAAATTTTACATCATGCTGTTGCCCCAAGAACACACATAGTTCCATTAGGGG GTTCTCAAGTCAACAGCATGAGACACCATCTTGTTACTGCTTCTATTAAACCAGTTCCTCAGACTGGCCAACCCAAGACTCGTTTCTCTCACTTACCTAGTGTGGGTCATGTCACACATGTCGTGCCATCTCCATCTGTTACTGCACCTGTAAGCTGCTTGGTATCTGGTGCAACTGCTGTATCAGCAATCACTCCCTTGGTAAGTCCCCTATCTGTTGTGTCTCCTGGGGGACCAATAAACCAAACCCAGCTTATTACCCAGCCACATCACTTAGGAAAGGTACTTGCCACAACACCCATCTTGAAGACATCTGACCAGATCCCAATTATCCAGTCTCAATTTCTTCAACCCACTGTGGGCCTGGTCAAACCTGTTGTTATGGTTAGTGTACCTAGTGTCAGAAATGGGAGCCAGGTTACAGCCACTGTTCAACAACAGGGAGCTAGTACTGTGTCAGTCCCACAGTAG
- the LOC143253779 gene encoding uncharacterized protein LOC143253779 isoform X1 produces MSLETLLEAAKYLEYKTQAKARGEEPRDYQTFANLSAVSASACSSCPPVNQTIRNLPEFPEEGSSSPTDQGHVDEQKEKRRTGGAGTREVHNKLEKNRRAHLKECFENLKAQLPNIDERKISNLSILRGALRYIQTLKKVERECEHEMEQLAREKITFQQRLAALKKDLSAHLDHVDLNKLLPDPDNETTTTASEAGESDVEEDTEMSSFYNFLQSSETSSTSSTPSNTPPQSTGITSPVCVEKKRAFPFNPPEDSGVKTTVTFLQTATSLVSPVSMTPGFTPSVFTGMPKKRDTKSVSVTMVTGKNTTVASAKQNCLGSQGQGTSDSVHKLNSANTKSAQILNQSVVSKLLNSSDPKITQVPPLTSTNVLTNGPLKSFTKTVPSIIEGPVATGFSVPKLVTLPNSSMKPVLNHSLVCVTPGPLAQPQSVISLTPVSSTSKSVIINNQAAPISSDVATPSLVNHVATKPAAIPAPDTTGTDSVITQRGIVLTSGATVIPQPNLQFMKPVPQILHHAVAPRTHIVPLGGSQVNSMRHHLVTASIKPVPQTGQPKTRFSHLPSVGHVTHVVPSPSVTAPVSCLVSGATAVSAITPLVSPLSVVSPGGPINQTQLITQPHHLGKVLATTPILKTSDQIPIIQSQFLQPTVGLVKPVVMVSVPSVRNGSQVTATVQQQGASTVSVPQ; encoded by the exons ATGAGCCTTGAAACTTTGTTAGAAGCAGCAAAATATTTAGAGTACAAAACTCAAGCAAAGGCACGTG GAGAAGAGCCACGTGATTATCAAACGTTCGCTAACCTCTCTGCCGTTAGTGCCAGCGCGTGCTCTTCGTGCCCGCCTGTTAACCAAACAATTAGAAACTTACCAGAATTTCCGGAAGAAGGCTCATCTTCTCCAACCGATCAGGGCCATGTggatgaacaaaaagaaaaacgtagAACTGGAGG GGCTGGAACGCGTGAAGTTCACAACAAGTTGGAGAAAAATAG GAGAGCCCATCTTAAAGAATGTTTTGAAAATCTAAAGGCACAACTTCCGAATATCGACGAGAGGAAAATTTCCAACCTGAGTATTCTCCGAGGAGCACTCAGATACATCCAG ACACTCAAAAAAGTAGAACGAGAATGTGAACATGAAATGGAACAATTAGCACgagaaaaaattacatttcaacaaAGACTGGCAGCACTAAAGAAAGATCTATCTGCTCATCTGGATCATGTGGACTTAAATAAGTTGCTACCAGATCCTGACAACGAAACAACAACTACAGCATCAG AAGCCGGAGAAAGTGATGTTGAAGAAGATACAGAAATGAgctcattttataattttcttcagtCATCGGAAACCTCTAGCACTTCATCCACCCCAAGTAACACACCACCCCAGAGTACAGGGATAACTAGTCCCGTGTGTGTAGAAAAGAAACGGG CATTTCCATTTAACCCACCAGAGGACTCTGGAGTTAAGACAACCGTAACATTTCTCCAGACAGCAACCTCTCTGGTGTCGCCAGTTTCCATGACTCCAGGATTTACACCAAGTGTATTTACTGGGATGCCAAAAAAAAGAGATACAAAGTCAGTTTCAGTTACTATGGTAACAGGAAAAAATACCACTGTAGCCTCAGCCAAGCAGAATTGTTTGGGATCTCAGGGACAA gGAACTTCAGATTCTGTGCATAAACTGAATTCTGCTAACACCAAATCAGCACAGATTCTGAATCAGTCTGTGGTTTCAAAACTATTGAATTCTTCAGATCCAAAAATAACCCAAGTGCCACCACTCACCTCAACCAACGTTCTTACAAATGGACCCTTAAAAAGTTTTACCAAGACAGTTCCTTCCATTATTGAAGGACCTGTTGCCACTGGGTTTTCAGTTCCAAAACTGGTAACTTTGCCAAATTCTAGCATGAAGCCTGTTCTTAACCATTCCTTAGTTTGTGTCACCCCTGGGCCACTGGCACAACCCCAATCAGTCATCAGCCTCACTCCAGTGTCATCTACATCAAAATCAGTCATTATCAACAACCAGGCAGCTCCAATATCCAGTGACGTAGCAACACCATCACTGGTGAATCATGTCGCCACTAAACCTGCGGCTATTCCTGCACCAGATACAACTGGAACAGATTCAGTAATCACCCAAAGAGGGATAGTTTTAACATCAGGGGCAACAGTTATACCACAGCCAAACCTACAATTCATGAAGCCTGTGCCCCAAATTTTACATCATGCTGTTGCCCCAAGAACACACATAGTTCCATTAGGGG GTTCTCAAGTCAACAGCATGAGACACCATCTTGTTACTGCTTCTATTAAACCAGTTCCTCAGACTGGCCAACCCAAGACTCGTTTCTCTCACTTACCTAGTGTGGGTCATGTCACACATGTCGTGCCATCTCCATCTGTTACTGCACCTGTAAGCTGCTTGGTATCTGGTGCAACTGCTGTATCAGCAATCACTCCCTTGGTAAGTCCCCTATCTGTTGTGTCTCCTGGGGGACCAATAAACCAAACCCAGCTTATTACCCAGCCACATCACTTAGGAAAGGTACTTGCCACAACACCCATCTTGAAGACATCTGACCAGATCCCAATTATCCAGTCTCAATTTCTTCAACCCACTGTGGGCCTGGTCAAACCTGTTGTTATGGTTAGTGTACCTAGTGTCAGAAATGGGAGCCAGGTTACAGCCACTGTTCAACAACAGGGAGCTAGTACTGTGTCAGTCCCACAGTAG
- the LOC143253779 gene encoding uncharacterized protein LOC143253779 isoform X2: protein MSLETLLEAAKYLEYKTQAKARGEEPRDYQTFANLSAVSASACSSCPPVNQTIRNLPEFPEEGSSSPTDQGHVDEQKEKRRTGGAGTREVHNKLEKNRRAHLKECFENLKAQLPNIDERKISNLSILRGALRYIQTLKKVERECEHEMEQLAREKITFQQRLAALKKDLSAHLDHVDLNKLLPDPDNETTTTASEAGESDVEEDTEMSSFYNFLQSSETSSTSSTPSNTPPQSTGITSPVCVEKKREDSGVKTTVTFLQTATSLVSPVSMTPGFTPSVFTGMPKKRDTKSVSVTMVTGKNTTVASAKQNCLGSQGQGTSDSVHKLNSANTKSAQILNQSVVSKLLNSSDPKITQVPPLTSTNVLTNGPLKSFTKTVPSIIEGPVATGFSVPKLVTLPNSSMKPVLNHSLVCVTPGPLAQPQSVISLTPVSSTSKSVIINNQAAPISSDVATPSLVNHVATKPAAIPAPDTTGTDSVITQRGIVLTSGATVIPQPNLQFMKPVPQILHHAVAPRTHIVPLGGSQVNSMRHHLVTASIKPVPQTGQPKTRFSHLPSVGHVTHVVPSPSVTAPVSCLVSGATAVSAITPLVSPLSVVSPGGPINQTQLITQPHHLGKVLATTPILKTSDQIPIIQSQFLQPTVGLVKPVVMVSVPSVRNGSQVTATVQQQGASTVSVPQ, encoded by the exons ATGAGCCTTGAAACTTTGTTAGAAGCAGCAAAATATTTAGAGTACAAAACTCAAGCAAAGGCACGTG GAGAAGAGCCACGTGATTATCAAACGTTCGCTAACCTCTCTGCCGTTAGTGCCAGCGCGTGCTCTTCGTGCCCGCCTGTTAACCAAACAATTAGAAACTTACCAGAATTTCCGGAAGAAGGCTCATCTTCTCCAACCGATCAGGGCCATGTggatgaacaaaaagaaaaacgtagAACTGGAGG GGCTGGAACGCGTGAAGTTCACAACAAGTTGGAGAAAAATAG GAGAGCCCATCTTAAAGAATGTTTTGAAAATCTAAAGGCACAACTTCCGAATATCGACGAGAGGAAAATTTCCAACCTGAGTATTCTCCGAGGAGCACTCAGATACATCCAG ACACTCAAAAAAGTAGAACGAGAATGTGAACATGAAATGGAACAATTAGCACgagaaaaaattacatttcaacaaAGACTGGCAGCACTAAAGAAAGATCTATCTGCTCATCTGGATCATGTGGACTTAAATAAGTTGCTACCAGATCCTGACAACGAAACAACAACTACAGCATCAG AAGCCGGAGAAAGTGATGTTGAAGAAGATACAGAAATGAgctcattttataattttcttcagtCATCGGAAACCTCTAGCACTTCATCCACCCCAAGTAACACACCACCCCAGAGTACAGGGATAACTAGTCCCGTGTGTGTAGAAAAGAAACGGG AGGACTCTGGAGTTAAGACAACCGTAACATTTCTCCAGACAGCAACCTCTCTGGTGTCGCCAGTTTCCATGACTCCAGGATTTACACCAAGTGTATTTACTGGGATGCCAAAAAAAAGAGATACAAAGTCAGTTTCAGTTACTATGGTAACAGGAAAAAATACCACTGTAGCCTCAGCCAAGCAGAATTGTTTGGGATCTCAGGGACAA gGAACTTCAGATTCTGTGCATAAACTGAATTCTGCTAACACCAAATCAGCACAGATTCTGAATCAGTCTGTGGTTTCAAAACTATTGAATTCTTCAGATCCAAAAATAACCCAAGTGCCACCACTCACCTCAACCAACGTTCTTACAAATGGACCCTTAAAAAGTTTTACCAAGACAGTTCCTTCCATTATTGAAGGACCTGTTGCCACTGGGTTTTCAGTTCCAAAACTGGTAACTTTGCCAAATTCTAGCATGAAGCCTGTTCTTAACCATTCCTTAGTTTGTGTCACCCCTGGGCCACTGGCACAACCCCAATCAGTCATCAGCCTCACTCCAGTGTCATCTACATCAAAATCAGTCATTATCAACAACCAGGCAGCTCCAATATCCAGTGACGTAGCAACACCATCACTGGTGAATCATGTCGCCACTAAACCTGCGGCTATTCCTGCACCAGATACAACTGGAACAGATTCAGTAATCACCCAAAGAGGGATAGTTTTAACATCAGGGGCAACAGTTATACCACAGCCAAACCTACAATTCATGAAGCCTGTGCCCCAAATTTTACATCATGCTGTTGCCCCAAGAACACACATAGTTCCATTAGGGG GTTCTCAAGTCAACAGCATGAGACACCATCTTGTTACTGCTTCTATTAAACCAGTTCCTCAGACTGGCCAACCCAAGACTCGTTTCTCTCACTTACCTAGTGTGGGTCATGTCACACATGTCGTGCCATCTCCATCTGTTACTGCACCTGTAAGCTGCTTGGTATCTGGTGCAACTGCTGTATCAGCAATCACTCCCTTGGTAAGTCCCCTATCTGTTGTGTCTCCTGGGGGACCAATAAACCAAACCCAGCTTATTACCCAGCCACATCACTTAGGAAAGGTACTTGCCACAACACCCATCTTGAAGACATCTGACCAGATCCCAATTATCCAGTCTCAATTTCTTCAACCCACTGTGGGCCTGGTCAAACCTGTTGTTATGGTTAGTGTACCTAGTGTCAGAAATGGGAGCCAGGTTACAGCCACTGTTCAACAACAGGGAGCTAGTACTGTGTCAGTCCCACAGTAG